The genomic interval AACTTTATACCATTTGGCAATCACTCCCAGGGCGAGCCGCCAAAATGTCGAATCAGCAAGTTCTAGAAACACCAGAATCCACGCAAAATCAGATGAATCAGCCTTCTGGCGAGCAGCCGTCACCGGGCAACGGGTCGCCACCGAAGTTGCCCATTTTGTCGCAATCGTCGCCTGCCGATGATGGGCCGCAGGGTGCGTTGGCTGCCGATCCGCCGTTGAAACCCGACGAGGATTTCTTGGCCGAGTTGGCCCAGCAGAGTGAAAAGCTTGAGACCGCGACCCCGCAAGAAATTTTGCGGTGGGCGGTGGACCGCTACGGCGACAAGTTTTCGATGGCGACGGCGTTCGGCCCCGAAGGCATGACGATCATCCACATGCTCAGTGAGATCGCGCCGCAAACACCGATCTTTAATCTCGACACCGGCTACCAGTTTCAGGAGACGCTGGATTTGCGTGAGCGAATCATCGATCGTTACGGGATCACGGTCGAGTTCAAGCAGCCTGAGTTGACGGTGGAGCAGTACGAAGCGGCCCACGGTGGGCCGGTCTACAAAACGAACCCGAATCAATGCTGCTTTGACCGTAAACTCAAAGTCCTGCATCAAGCCGCCAAGGGCTTGCATGCTTGGGCCAGCGCGATTCGGCGAGATCAGAGTCCCGACCGCGCCAAGGCGCCGATCGTGGGTTGGGACCGCAAGTTTCAATTGGTCAAGGTCAGTCCGCTGGCGAATTGGACCAAGAAGGACGTGTGGTCGATGATCACAAAGAATGACATTCCGTACAACGAGCTGCATGACAAAGGATACCCGAGTGTCGGATGCCAGCCGTGTACGAGGTCCGTTTTGCTGGGGGAGGATGAGCGTGCGGGACGTTGGTCGGGATTTCAAAAGACCGAGTGCGGACTGCACGATTGACGAGGTGTTGTGATGCTGATTTCTGCGCGTGTCCATTATGCTTCGCTGGCGATGATCGAGCTGGCGGCAAACCGTTCTCGTAAAGCGCCGGTGACTGCGGGCGAGATCACGGATCGTCAGGGGATCCCCGGTCCGTTCTTGGTCCAGATCCTGCGAACGCTTCGTTCGGCCGGTTGGGTGCGTAGCACGCGAGGCAGCAACGGCGGTTATCGATTGGCGGTGGAACCGGAGGATGTCACACTGTTGGACATTGTCGATGCGGTCGGTTGCCAGGACGCGGCGTGTCAAACGGAGAGTAAACCGACGCCGGCGGATGAGGCCTTGCGTGTGGCGTGGGACGAAGCGACCGAGGCGTCGCGATCGGTTCTCGCCAAAACCCGCTTGATCGATCTCGTGCAAGCCAGCAATCGTGACGACGCAGTCATGTTCTATATCTGAAGGAATGATCGTTGCCCAATAAGTGGATGGCCATTGACCATCGAACGATCATGTCCGGCCAGCGCCGCGGACCGGCGGCGATGATGTTGCGCGCCGTCTTGAGATGCGCAAGCGTCCCCTACGGGATCGCAGTCCGACGACGCAATCGCGGCTACGACTCTGGCAAAGCAGAAATCCATCACGCAGGTGTCCCAGTGATCAGCGTTGGCAATTTGACCACCGGCGGCACGGGCAAGACGCCGATCGTCTGTTATCTGGCCAAGCTGCTGCGTGAAGAAAACTTGCGTGTGTCCATTGTCAGTCGTGGTTACGGACGAGGCGAAGCCGACCAGAACGACGAAGCTGCCGAGTTGGCCGAGCGTTTGCCCGATGTGCCGCATGTCCAAGATCCCGATCGGGTGGCAGCCGCTCGAATCGCTGTGGAAGAATTGGAAAGCGAAGTCATCTTGATGGACGATGGATTTCAGCACCGACGTTTGCATCGCGATTTGGACATCGTGGTGATCGACATGACGTGTCCCTTCGGATTCGACGCCTTGCTGCCTCGCGGCCTGTTGCGTGAGCCCGTCACCGGACTGCGACGCGCCGGTATGGTGATGCTGTCGCGATGCGACCAAGTCGATGCGGGTGATATCGATCGCGTGCTCACGGTGATCCGGCAGCATGCGCCGGATGTCGCGGTGATTCGGACCCAGCATCGTCCGGAATGCATGTTGGAGTATCCCAGCGAGACCTTGCCATTGAGCGAGCTGATCGATTGTCCGGTTGCGTTGATCAGTGCGATCGGAAATCCGATGGCGTTTGAACGAACGGTTCAGTCGTGCGGAGCAAGAATCGTCGCGTCCAAGCAATTGCCCGACCACGATCCCTATTCACCCGAGTGTGTCGCTGAGCTGGATCGGTGGCTCCGATCGCTTGATGGGGTTGCGAAGGTTTTGTGTACCCACAAGGACTTGGTGAAACTGCAAACCGATCGATTGGGCGGCTTGCCGCTTTCGGCGATGTTGATCGGATTATCGGTGGATCAACCGGAGCTTGTGCGCGACACGGTGATGCAAGTGATCTGTCGCCGCTCCGCTGCTGAATAGCTGCGGAGCAGCGACAGCGTCATGCGTTTGGTGCAATCCACATGCACGGTGTTTCCCCGTGCAATCTGTCGCCGCTCCGCGGCTTGATGGGGTGTGTGGGGTGGCAGTAACCTGGGGCTCACGCCCCAGGCTATGTGCTGTCGTCGCATCCGCGACTGAATAGCTGCGGAGCAGCGAAAGCATAAAGCATGGGGTGTAAACCCCATGTTTTGTGCAACCCGTTCACCCAGCCAGCTGCGGAGCAGCGACAGCGTAATGCGTTTGGTGCAACCCATAGGCACGACGTTCCCGGATGCAATCTGTCGCCGCTCCGCGGCTTGTTGGCGGCGTCTGGCGGCGTTCACCTGGGGCTCGCGCCCCAGGCTGTATGCTGTCGTCGCGTCCGCGACTGAATAGCTGCGGAGCAGCGAAAGCATAAAGCATGGGGTGCCAACCCCATGTTTTGGAAAGCCCGTCAGACCAGCCAGCTGCGGAGCAGCGACAGCGTCATGCGTTTGGTGCAATCCACATGCACGGTGTTTCCGCATGCAATCTGTCGCCGCTCCGCGGCTTGATGGGGTGTGTGGGGTGGCATTAACCTGGGGCTCACGCCCCAGGCTATGTGCTGTCGTCGCATCCGCGACTGAATAGCTAACCTGGGGTTCACGCCCTTGTCTTTACCCACAAGTCGTCACGCCTTTTTTGTATCAGCAAGTTCCATTCCGGCAACTAGGAGCTGAAGTTTCTGGAATCCGTACCAGATGGTGTGCCAGCCTGGCTCGCCGTCGCTTTTTCGCCCAATGAATCCACCCAGGTTGGCAACTTGACGAAAAAATTCGTAAACCGTTAGCTTAGTGAGTTTCAACTTGGGGCGGTACACGGCAAGACAACGCAGCCAAGCGTGCGGAATTCGATTTCTGGCCTTGGCGGTCTGGTCGTTGCGTCCAACAAGTTTCAACTGAAACAAGCGGACACCTATCACACTGGTCAATGCGATCTGAGCTTCCAGACGATCCGCCGAACGCAACGAGTGGCCTTCAAGATTACATCCGGATTTAAGTACTTTGTGGTACTCCTCGATCAGCCAACGATTTTCATAATCCGAGACGACCTGCCAAGCATCTTCCAGTGTCGCCGCTGGAAGACTTGTCAATAAGACCCACTCAATAGATGAGACTCCCTTTGGTGCATTGACTTCTCGTACAACCACCACATTCATCGTGATTTCTTCGATCCCAAAGCTCCGAATCTTCGGGCTCACCTGTGACGGACGAGGAAAGGTTACTTCGGCAACGAGTATCTCCATCGTTGCCGTTCTTGCCTTCACTCCTGGGCGGCTGCGCAAAGATAATTCATAAGTGCCAACGCGCATTGCATTGCCCACAGCCTGCCTAAGGCTCACCT from Stieleria varia carries:
- a CDS encoding phosphoadenylyl-sulfate reductase, with translation MNQPSGEQPSPGNGSPPKLPILSQSSPADDGPQGALAADPPLKPDEDFLAELAQQSEKLETATPQEILRWAVDRYGDKFSMATAFGPEGMTIIHMLSEIAPQTPIFNLDTGYQFQETLDLRERIIDRYGITVEFKQPELTVEQYEAAHGGPVYKTNPNQCCFDRKLKVLHQAAKGLHAWASAIRRDQSPDRAKAPIVGWDRKFQLVKVSPLANWTKKDVWSMITKNDIPYNELHDKGYPSVGCQPCTRSVLLGEDERAGRWSGFQKTECGLHD
- a CDS encoding Rrf2 family transcriptional regulator; translation: MLISARVHYASLAMIELAANRSRKAPVTAGEITDRQGIPGPFLVQILRTLRSAGWVRSTRGSNGGYRLAVEPEDVTLLDIVDAVGCQDAACQTESKPTPADEALRVAWDEATEASRSVLAKTRLIDLVQASNRDDAVMFYI
- the lpxK gene encoding tetraacyldisaccharide 4'-kinase; translation: MPNKWMAIDHRTIMSGQRRGPAAMMLRAVLRCASVPYGIAVRRRNRGYDSGKAEIHHAGVPVISVGNLTTGGTGKTPIVCYLAKLLREENLRVSIVSRGYGRGEADQNDEAAELAERLPDVPHVQDPDRVAAARIAVEELESEVILMDDGFQHRRLHRDLDIVVIDMTCPFGFDALLPRGLLREPVTGLRRAGMVMLSRCDQVDAGDIDRVLTVIRQHAPDVAVIRTQHRPECMLEYPSETLPLSELIDCPVALISAIGNPMAFERTVQSCGARIVASKQLPDHDPYSPECVAELDRWLRSLDGVAKVLCTHKDLVKLQTDRLGGLPLSAMLIGLSVDQPELVRDTVMQVICRRSAAE
- a CDS encoding IS4 family transposase produces the protein MKVLDNAQWVEEHFSNCDLGDPRRNKRLQTVAKNMLDAPDQSLCKQNTKWSDLKAAYGLFNRPEATLDSIASSHWNKTRDTKPGRYLLISDTTDIDHFSHKATTGLGMLGSGVGRGFQLHNCLMYDCDNEQIVGEAGAILFKRKHVPKDETRTQRLKRYRESSLWGDLVDRIGPSPEGSQWVHVFDRGGDSFETMCHIVRTGDDWVIRASRLSRKVIDNRGEKVSLRQAVGNAMRVGTYELSLRSRPGVKARTATMEILVAEVTFPRPSQVSPKIRSFGIEEITMNVVVVREVNAPKGVSSIEWVLLTSLPAATLEDAWQVVSDYENRWLIEEYHKVLKSGCNLEGHSLRSADRLEAQIALTSVIGVRLFQLKLVGRNDQTAKARNRIPHAWLRCLAVYRPKLKLTKLTVYEFFRQVANLGGFIGRKSDGEPGWHTIWYGFQKLQLLVAGMELADTKKA